A single window of Rhizobium indicum DNA harbors:
- a CDS encoding ABC transporter substrate-binding protein: MRPILLALAATLALSQPAKADDVTVAVTAIVEHPALDAARKGVLDALTAAGYKEGENLKFVFESAQGNPATAAQIARQFAGDEPNVIVPISTPSAQAVVSSTRDIPVVFTAVSDPLGAQLVKNMDKPGGNVTGLSDMSPVAEHLALIKEILPEVKTIGYLYNSGEANSVSLLAVLKAEAEKAGLKVVESAATKSAEVQGAARALVGRADAIYIPTDNTIISALEGAVAVAEESKLPLFTADTDSVSRGSIAALGFNYYDVGKQTGEIVVRVLKGENPGDIAVKTAAGSDLVVNKSAAEKMGVTLPQSVLSRATKVIE; encoded by the coding sequence ATGCGCCCGATTTTGCTCGCTCTTGCCGCCACTTTGGCCCTTTCCCAACCCGCAAAGGCTGATGACGTCACCGTCGCCGTGACGGCGATCGTCGAACATCCGGCGCTGGATGCAGCGCGCAAGGGCGTTCTCGATGCGCTGACGGCCGCCGGCTACAAGGAAGGCGAGAACCTGAAATTCGTGTTCGAATCGGCGCAGGGCAATCCGGCGACGGCAGCCCAGATCGCCCGCCAGTTCGCCGGTGACGAGCCCAATGTCATCGTGCCGATCTCGACGCCATCAGCCCAAGCGGTCGTTTCCTCGACGCGTGACATTCCTGTCGTCTTCACGGCCGTCTCCGATCCGCTCGGCGCCCAGCTCGTCAAGAACATGGACAAGCCCGGCGGCAATGTCACCGGCCTCTCCGATATGTCGCCGGTCGCCGAGCACCTTGCGCTGATCAAGGAAATCCTGCCCGAGGTGAAAACCATCGGCTATCTCTACAATTCCGGCGAGGCGAATTCCGTTTCGCTGCTCGCCGTGCTGAAGGCTGAAGCCGAAAAGGCTGGCCTGAAGGTGGTCGAATCGGCCGCCACCAAGTCGGCCGAGGTCCAGGGTGCGGCACGCGCGCTCGTCGGCCGCGCCGACGCGATCTACATTCCGACCGACAACACGATCATCTCCGCGCTCGAAGGCGCTGTCGCGGTGGCCGAAGAGAGCAAGCTGCCGCTCTTTACCGCCGATACGGATTCGGTTTCGCGCGGCTCGATCGCCGCCCTCGGCTTCAACTATTATGATGTCGGCAAGCAGACCGGCGAGATCGTCGTGCGTGTGCTGAAGGGCGAGAACCCGGGCGATATCGCGGTCAAGACTGCCGCCGGCAGCGACCTCGTCGTCAACAAGTCTGCGGCCGAGAAGATGGGCGTCACCCTGCCGCAGAGCGTGCTTTCCCGCGCTACCAAAGTCATCGAATAA
- a CDS encoding ABC transporter permease, whose amino-acid sequence MSQIAFWGAVELGLVYSFVALGVYLAFRVLDFPDLTVDGSFPLGAAVTAVLIIAGVNAWLAALISMAAGAAAGMVTALLNVRFKILNLLASILTMIALFSVNLRVMGKPNVALINADTMISPFFGHGLRDFYVRPLFVGVLVVVALILVWRFLESDAGLAMRATGANPRMARAQGVDTSRQIYLGMAISNALVALGGALFAQTNGFADVTSGVGTIVVGLAAVIIGETLLGRRGLLIALIGCVLGSILYRIAIQLALSSDVIGLQASDLNFVTAVLVTVALILPRLRGGAAS is encoded by the coding sequence TTGAGCCAAATCGCATTCTGGGGGGCCGTCGAACTCGGACTGGTCTATTCCTTCGTCGCCCTTGGGGTCTATCTCGCCTTCCGTGTTCTGGATTTCCCCGACCTGACGGTCGACGGCTCCTTTCCGCTTGGTGCAGCGGTGACGGCCGTGCTGATCATTGCCGGTGTCAATGCTTGGCTTGCGGCTCTGATCTCCATGGCCGCCGGTGCCGCCGCGGGCATGGTGACAGCACTGCTCAACGTGCGCTTCAAGATCCTCAATTTGCTTGCCTCGATCCTGACGATGATCGCACTGTTTTCTGTCAATCTGCGCGTGATGGGCAAACCCAATGTCGCCCTCATCAATGCCGACACGATGATCAGCCCGTTCTTCGGCCATGGCCTTCGCGATTTCTACGTGCGGCCGCTCTTCGTCGGTGTTCTCGTCGTCGTCGCGCTCATCCTGGTCTGGCGTTTCCTGGAAAGCGATGCCGGCCTGGCAATGCGGGCGACCGGCGCCAATCCAAGAATGGCGCGGGCCCAGGGCGTCGATACCAGCCGGCAGATCTATCTCGGCATGGCGATCTCGAATGCGCTGGTGGCGCTCGGTGGCGCCCTGTTTGCCCAGACGAACGGCTTTGCCGACGTCACCTCAGGCGTCGGCACGATCGTCGTCGGTCTCGCTGCCGTTATCATCGGCGAGACGCTGCTTGGGCGGCGCGGTCTGCTGATCGCGTTGATCGGCTGCGTGCTTGGCTCGATTCTCTATCGCATCGCAATCCAGCTGGCGCTTTCGAGCGACGTCATCGGCCTGCAGGCGTCCGACCTCAATTTCGTCACCGCCGTGCTGGTGACCGTGGCGCTCATCCTTCCCCGTTTGCGCGGAGGTGCCGCGTCGTGA
- a CDS encoding ABC transporter ATP-binding protein produces MINLKNIKVVFGRGTPLQKQALSGVSLTIEEGSFVTVIGSNGAGKSTLLGVLAGDVLASEGQVLIGSADVTRKTTAARAGLVARVFQDPLTGSCGALSIEENLALAARRGERRGLVSALGAKRRDHFRERIAELNLGLENRMKDRMDLLSGGQRQAVSLVMATLAGSEVLLLDEHTAALDPGMAEFIMGLTQKIVSERKLTTLMVTHSMRQALDYGHRTVMLHGGEIVLDVAGDSRKTLQVEDLIAMFRKMRGQTLDDDALLIG; encoded by the coding sequence GTGATCAACCTCAAGAACATCAAGGTCGTCTTCGGGCGCGGCACGCCGCTGCAGAAGCAGGCGCTCTCGGGTGTCAGCCTGACGATCGAGGAAGGCTCCTTCGTCACTGTCATCGGTTCGAACGGCGCCGGCAAATCGACGCTGCTCGGCGTGCTCGCCGGCGATGTGCTGGCAAGCGAGGGGCAGGTGCTGATCGGCAGTGCCGACGTCACGCGCAAGACGACGGCGGCGCGCGCCGGGCTGGTCGCCCGTGTCTTTCAGGACCCGTTGACCGGAAGCTGCGGTGCCTTGTCGATCGAGGAGAACCTGGCGCTTGCGGCGCGCCGCGGCGAACGGCGCGGGCTCGTTTCGGCGCTTGGCGCAAAACGGCGCGACCATTTTCGCGAGAGGATCGCCGAGCTCAATCTCGGGCTCGAGAACCGCATGAAGGACCGCATGGACCTGCTTTCCGGCGGCCAGCGGCAGGCGGTCTCGCTTGTCATGGCGACGCTGGCGGGCTCGGAGGTGCTGCTGCTCGACGAACATACGGCGGCCCTCGACCCCGGGATGGCAGAATTCATCATGGGCCTGACCCAGAAAATCGTTTCCGAGCGCAAGCTGACGACGCTGATGGTGACGCATTCGATGCGCCAGGCGCTCGACTATGGCCACCGGACGGTGATGCTGCATGGCGGTGAGATCGTGCTCGACGTTGCCGGCGACAGCCGCAAGACATTGCAGGTCGAGGATCTGATCGCGATGTTCCGCAAGATGCGCGGCCAGACGCTGGATGACGATGCGTTGCTGATTGGTTAG